A single window of Bremerella cremea DNA harbors:
- a CDS encoding di-heme oxidoredictase family protein produces MAKWTRFFGISLVLSLATWASVQAQFDSGAGRVAEGRELFLHQWEPNDPLSPNGDGLGPLFNGKGCVNCHSLGGVGGSGNLANNAQFLSFLPETGEFTRRTAKKFLGTLHRMHPDFVDTQGRFSLGVLLHRESTNPEFVSKRADVTATLPSTNQSKARILKMLSRRDLPKINALPLNLVIFHEGVQYALAERNPPQLFGVDEIDRKISDSDIDALVEIQKGSTTGVSGRKSGRFGWRGQMKDLDLFIKGACATEIGLQVHEFHQTKDPLQPDYELEGSDLSGEQVNALIQYVRSLPRPEQVLPAEEKGKQRIAEGQISFNAIGCAECHVADVGQVSGVFSDFLLHDMGPLFEDPIPAEPLPEISVGANMDVISGYHGMVRREPAPLLAIDQQHHMEYRTPPLWGVADSAPYMHDGRAQTLRGAIEWHGGEAKTSVRRFALMSEEKQYALIQFLQSLKAPQSAEEAPAGISVTAEASHGVAR; encoded by the coding sequence ATGGCTAAGTGGACTCGTTTCTTCGGCATTTCCCTTGTGTTATCGCTGGCGACATGGGCAAGCGTTCAAGCGCAATTTGATAGCGGTGCTGGTCGCGTCGCTGAAGGTCGCGAGTTGTTCTTGCACCAATGGGAACCCAACGACCCGCTAAGTCCCAACGGCGATGGATTAGGGCCTCTCTTCAATGGAAAAGGGTGTGTGAATTGCCACTCGTTAGGTGGCGTTGGTGGAAGTGGCAACTTAGCCAATAACGCTCAATTTCTCTCCTTCCTGCCAGAGACCGGGGAATTCACGCGGCGTACGGCGAAAAAGTTCCTGGGAACACTGCATCGGATGCACCCTGATTTTGTCGACACGCAAGGACGGTTCTCGCTGGGCGTGCTATTGCATCGTGAAAGTACCAATCCCGAGTTTGTCAGTAAACGTGCCGATGTGACGGCAACATTGCCTTCAACGAATCAGTCGAAAGCTCGCATTCTCAAGATGCTTAGCCGTCGCGATCTTCCCAAAATAAACGCGTTGCCACTGAACTTGGTGATCTTTCACGAAGGCGTGCAATATGCCCTGGCCGAACGCAATCCACCACAGCTTTTTGGGGTAGATGAAATCGATCGAAAGATTAGCGATTCGGATATCGACGCGCTAGTCGAAATACAGAAAGGAAGCACGACGGGGGTCTCGGGGCGGAAGTCTGGCCGGTTTGGTTGGCGCGGACAAATGAAGGATCTCGACTTATTCATCAAAGGGGCCTGTGCTACGGAAATTGGGCTGCAAGTTCATGAATTTCATCAGACGAAAGATCCCCTGCAGCCAGATTACGAACTCGAGGGAAGCGATTTAAGTGGCGAGCAAGTGAACGCGTTAATTCAGTACGTTCGCTCGCTTCCCCGTCCGGAACAGGTCTTGCCTGCAGAAGAGAAAGGTAAGCAGCGTATTGCGGAAGGTCAGATATCGTTCAATGCGATTGGATGTGCGGAATGCCATGTGGCTGATGTCGGGCAAGTGAGCGGTGTTTTCTCCGACTTTTTGCTGCATGATATGGGGCCGTTGTTTGAAGACCCAATTCCCGCCGAGCCGCTACCAGAAATCAGCGTAGGAGCGAACATGGATGTGATCAGCGGGTACCACGGAATGGTGCGGCGTGAGCCGGCTCCCTTGTTGGCTATCGACCAGCAGCATCACATGGAATATCGCACGCCTCCCCTATGGGGCGTGGCCGATTCTGCCCCTTACATGCACGATGGACGGGCCCAAACGTTGCGCGGGGCCATTGAATGGCACGGAGGGGAAGCCAAGACGTCGGTCCGGAGATTTGCCCTGATGAGCGAAGAGAAACAGTACGCGCTGATCCAGTTTCTCCAATCTTTAAAAGCGCCCCAATCAGCTGAGGAAGCACCAGCGGGCATCTCGGTAACCGCCGAAGCTTCTCATGGGGTCGCCCGTTAA
- a CDS encoding methionine-R-sulfoxide reductase, which translates to MSSQFNPLNDAEQHVILRKGTERPFTGEYTDLKTTGTFICRQCNLPIYRSDDKFESRCGWPSFDESLGDSVRRVPDADGRRTEIVCANCGGHLGHVFEGEGFTPKNTRHCVNSISMRFIPAGESLPEVITAES; encoded by the coding sequence ATGTCCTCTCAATTCAATCCCTTGAACGATGCGGAACAGCATGTCATTCTGCGAAAAGGAACCGAGCGTCCCTTCACCGGCGAGTACACCGACCTGAAAACAACCGGCACGTTCATCTGCCGCCAGTGTAACCTGCCGATCTATCGATCTGACGACAAGTTTGAAAGTCGCTGCGGCTGGCCAAGCTTTGATGAAAGCCTGGGGGATTCCGTCCGGCGTGTCCCCGATGCCGACGGACGACGGACAGAAATTGTCTGTGCGAATTGCGGCGGGCACTTGGGACACGTCTTCGAAGGCGAGGGCTTCACCCCCAAGAACACGCGTCATTGTGTGAATTCAATCTCCATGCGATTCATTCCCGCTGGCGAATCGCTGCCGGAAGTCATCACGGCAGAGTCTTAA
- a CDS encoding SGNH/GDSL hydrolase family protein: MSGHVVLLGDSIFDNASYVSGGMSVIDHLRRRLPSGSKASLRAVDGACVTNVYRQLQQLPADATHFVLSIGGNDALFAAGDLFTEDPQPLAQSLERTAHVVEQFAQEHRELLIHLKQWEKPLVVCTIYDHIPSLSPGERAGLSIFNDAISRNIFRLGATLIDLRLVCDDTRDYAEISPIEPSAQGGEKIARAIADAILQIGSPRRVIV; the protein is encoded by the coding sequence ATGTCGGGACATGTGGTTTTATTGGGCGATTCGATCTTCGATAACGCCTCGTATGTTTCCGGTGGGATGTCGGTGATCGACCATCTTCGCCGCCGCTTGCCCAGTGGAAGCAAAGCCAGTTTACGTGCGGTCGATGGGGCTTGTGTCACCAATGTGTACCGTCAACTCCAGCAATTGCCTGCCGATGCAACGCACTTTGTTTTGAGCATCGGCGGGAACGATGCCTTGTTTGCTGCTGGAGATCTGTTTACCGAAGATCCTCAACCGTTGGCCCAATCACTGGAACGCACGGCCCACGTGGTCGAGCAGTTCGCCCAGGAACATCGCGAACTGTTGATCCACCTGAAACAATGGGAAAAGCCGCTGGTTGTCTGCACGATATACGACCACATCCCTTCGCTGAGCCCAGGAGAACGCGCCGGACTGAGCATATTCAACGATGCGATCTCGCGTAATATTTTTCGTCTCGGGGCGACGCTAATCGATCTGCGGCTAGTTTGCGACGACACACGTGACTACGCGGAAATCTCGCCGATTGAACCTTCCGCCCAAGGCGGCGAGAAGATCGCGCGAGCTATCGCCGATGCTATTCTGCAAATTGGGAGCCCGCGTCGTGTGATTGTCTGA
- a CDS encoding LysR family transcriptional regulator, with protein sequence MDIEQLQQFLKVAELGNFTRAAEVLSISQPALSRSIARLEEELGQPLFERQSRKVVLTDAGNLLQSRAHRIVSLVEDTKAEICDDGESGRVRLGAIPTIAPFFLPEMLSPFAEAFPKAHLTVQEDTTDNLLRRCQQGEIDVAILALPITAKHLEIEPLFEEELLLVLPTEHPLCEKKQIKLADVEPYPFVLLDEAHCLSDNIVTFCRHRSFNPISVERTSQLATVQELVSMNHGVSMIPAMAKNLDTSPRRVYRSLAGTKPTRKIAMTWNPYRFQCKLLERFKEHIRAFSQAYGL encoded by the coding sequence ATGGACATCGAGCAGCTTCAACAATTCCTCAAAGTCGCCGAACTTGGCAACTTCACTCGTGCGGCCGAGGTCCTCAGCATTTCGCAGCCGGCGCTTAGTCGCTCGATTGCTCGCTTGGAGGAAGAACTAGGGCAACCGCTGTTCGAACGCCAATCGCGTAAAGTCGTTCTGACCGATGCGGGGAACTTGCTTCAATCGCGTGCCCACCGCATTGTTTCCTTGGTCGAAGACACGAAGGCCGAGATCTGCGACGACGGCGAGAGTGGCCGCGTTCGTCTGGGGGCGATTCCCACAATCGCCCCGTTCTTCCTCCCAGAAATGCTCAGCCCATTCGCCGAGGCTTTTCCGAAAGCGCATCTGACCGTCCAAGAAGACACCACCGACAACCTCTTGCGACGATGTCAGCAAGGAGAAATCGACGTGGCGATTCTCGCCTTGCCGATCACCGCCAAACACTTAGAGATTGAACCGCTTTTTGAAGAGGAACTGCTACTGGTCTTACCGACGGAGCATCCACTGTGCGAAAAGAAACAGATCAAGCTGGCCGATGTCGAACCGTATCCGTTTGTCTTGCTAGACGAAGCGCACTGCTTATCCGATAACATCGTCACCTTTTGCCGACACCGCTCGTTCAACCCTATTTCAGTGGAACGAACCAGCCAACTTGCAACCGTGCAAGAGTTGGTCTCGATGAATCATGGTGTCTCGATGATTCCGGCCATGGCCAAGAATCTCGATACCAGTCCGCGTCGTGTCTACCGCTCTCTTGCTGGTACCAAGCCCACACGTAAGATTGCGATGACCTGGAACCCGTACCGTTTTCAATGCAAGCTACTGGAACGTTTCAAAGAACACATCCGGGCATTCTCGCAGGCTTACGGCCTTTAG
- a CDS encoding MgtC/SapB family protein: protein MFESLLFATISSDFDSFLRLFFAVLCGSILGWNRERHDKPAGLRTNMLVALGAALIMVIGMNYTVTLEDGGPGWLRLDMFRLIAGIIGGVGFLGAGSIIRAHGGVHGLTTAATIWVAAATGTACGMGYYRIACMAVALAWATLVTMGYIERVFFGEED, encoded by the coding sequence ATGTTTGAGAGCTTACTTTTCGCGACGATCTCGTCCGACTTCGATTCGTTCCTACGCTTGTTTTTCGCCGTATTGTGTGGATCGATATTAGGGTGGAATCGCGAACGGCATGATAAGCCTGCCGGTTTGCGGACCAATATGCTCGTTGCTTTGGGGGCTGCCCTGATTATGGTGATTGGCATGAACTACACCGTGACGCTGGAAGATGGCGGCCCCGGTTGGTTGCGGTTGGATATGTTTCGATTGATCGCTGGAATTATTGGCGGCGTCGGCTTTCTCGGGGCAGGATCGATCATTCGGGCTCACGGCGGAGTCCACGGTCTAACGACCGCAGCGACAATTTGGGTTGCTGCCGCCACCGGAACCGCTTGTGGTATGGGGTACTATCGCATTGCCTGCATGGCGGTTGCTTTGGCCTGGGCAACGCTGGTGACGATGGGATATATCGAACGCGTTTTCTTCGGCGAAGAGGACTAA
- a CDS encoding PDZ domain-containing protein, which yields MAVLLTVTLLMSPQGAQAQGALDKLNNLLDQVQGNRQQPPANPQPTPATNERPFLGAMLDTYESDSDPILKQQGIIVTEINPGGPADKAGLKPGDLIVTVDGQRFQTLDQLGKWMSGKKPGDKLTLNVLQDGKPSDLEVVLGSQSNETPVPPPLTPPGQPYDPLGVEGNMPQPEQLPAAAPVAGRRVLGVRVLPVDDQLRAQTGISVRRGAFVESVSRGGVADQAGIPVGAVIVAYDGRRVNDANELIQMVRTSPEDRWIPVNYYVGNRMESTNLFYGDPRTMPPQPIENRPSGPSIGEDRPALRLLQNAIQGMEGNAVPADQMVTPEQVESLSRRVRELEQEVRQLREELKSLKSGGADL from the coding sequence TTGGCCGTTCTGCTGACGGTAACTTTGCTGATGTCTCCGCAAGGAGCGCAGGCTCAGGGGGCACTCGACAAGCTGAACAACTTGTTGGATCAGGTTCAAGGCAACCGGCAGCAGCCTCCTGCGAACCCTCAGCCGACACCGGCAACCAATGAACGACCTTTCCTGGGGGCGATGCTTGATACGTACGAGTCCGATTCTGATCCAATTTTGAAACAACAAGGCATCATCGTCACCGAGATCAACCCAGGCGGGCCGGCGGATAAAGCGGGGCTCAAGCCAGGAGACCTCATTGTTACGGTCGATGGTCAAAGGTTTCAGACCCTCGACCAACTTGGTAAATGGATGAGTGGCAAGAAGCCGGGCGATAAACTTACGTTGAACGTGTTGCAAGATGGAAAGCCCAGCGATCTGGAAGTTGTGTTGGGGAGCCAATCCAACGAGACTCCCGTTCCCCCGCCCCTCACGCCGCCTGGTCAGCCTTACGATCCGTTAGGGGTGGAAGGGAACATGCCCCAGCCCGAGCAACTTCCGGCTGCCGCCCCAGTGGCTGGCCGCCGCGTACTAGGCGTACGTGTATTGCCTGTCGACGATCAACTTCGCGCCCAAACCGGTATTTCGGTGCGTCGAGGCGCCTTTGTTGAAAGTGTCAGCCGAGGTGGCGTAGCCGATCAGGCAGGCATTCCGGTCGGCGCTGTGATTGTGGCCTACGATGGGCGTCGAGTGAACGATGCGAATGAACTGATTCAAATGGTTCGTACCTCGCCGGAGGATCGTTGGATTCCGGTGAATTACTACGTGGGCAACCGGATGGAATCGACCAACTTGTTTTATGGCGATCCTCGAACGATGCCGCCGCAACCGATTGAAAACCGCCCCAGTGGACCTTCGATTGGGGAAGACCGCCCTGCCCTACGCTTGTTGCAGAATGCTATACAAGGGATGGAAGGCAACGCTGTCCCGGCTGATCAAATGGTTACACCCGAGCAGGTGGAATCGCTCAGCCGACGAGTGCGCGAACTCGAGCAAGAAGTACGCCAGTTGCGTGAAGAGTTGAAGAGCTTGAAGTCAGGCGGCGCCGATTTGTAA
- a CDS encoding GNAT family N-acetyltransferase: MDRQDFEIDRAQPQHQGAALWLATGGRSRHVNRGRVTALLAAEKEGKVSFDGLVAATNRSRVIGAIWCLNQPGKIATIWGPGLISGVSDTLADQLIKRVLKFAQQAGNHLMQSLIGLENPNAGEHLARIGFRHVTRLDQLHAFPAEIATPPPSSLLTFLPCDDFRKPAFEQLVANTYEGSLDCPEIDGLRQIEDVLTGYHATSGHDTRHWYLVQLAGQTIGVVILAHHTANHQLELIYFGLLPPFRQRGLGKEVIRFLLHLARQIGCQSILTGVDERNTPAMALYHQFGFIPSDSKELFLLPLPPLNVAVA, translated from the coding sequence ATGGATAGGCAAGACTTTGAAATCGATCGCGCACAGCCGCAGCATCAAGGAGCCGCCCTCTGGCTGGCCACCGGCGGCCGCTCTCGTCATGTGAATCGAGGCCGGGTTACTGCGTTGCTAGCTGCGGAAAAAGAAGGCAAAGTTAGCTTCGATGGGTTGGTGGCCGCGACGAACCGAAGTCGCGTGATTGGTGCCATCTGGTGTTTGAATCAGCCCGGCAAGATCGCCACGATCTGGGGGCCAGGATTGATTTCCGGCGTATCGGACACCCTGGCAGACCAATTGATTAAACGAGTCCTAAAATTCGCCCAGCAAGCCGGCAATCACCTGATGCAAAGCTTGATTGGCCTAGAAAACCCCAACGCAGGCGAACACTTAGCGCGAATCGGTTTCCGGCACGTAACACGCCTCGACCAATTGCATGCGTTCCCAGCCGAAATTGCAACACCTCCACCAAGTAGTCTGCTAACCTTTTTGCCCTGCGATGATTTCCGCAAACCAGCTTTCGAGCAATTGGTTGCCAACACCTATGAGGGAAGCCTCGATTGCCCAGAGATTGATGGCCTACGTCAGATTGAAGACGTTTTGACCGGCTATCATGCTACCAGCGGCCACGATACGCGGCATTGGTATCTTGTACAGCTCGCTGGGCAAACCATCGGGGTGGTTATCTTGGCGCATCACACAGCAAACCACCAGTTGGAGCTAATCTACTTTGGACTGCTCCCCCCGTTTCGGCAGCGAGGACTAGGGAAAGAGGTAATCCGTTTCCTTTTGCACTTAGCTCGTCAAATCGGCTGCCAGTCGATCTTGACTGGTGTTGATGAAAGAAACACACCGGCGATGGCCCTCTACCACCAATTTGGGTTTATCCCGTCGGACAGCAAAGAGCTCTTTTTGCTACCGCTGCCGCCCCTGAACGTGGCGGTCGCTTAG
- a CDS encoding DnaA ATPase domain-containing protein, with translation MVTEDIDILPALRLAMIERVGQDRFELWFGTNTQLRMSEGCLLIESTSRLNLDFLRKNFHEAVCQALSDVQLTGHQVVYREGQVPAKKTQGPSQHRAEKKLPAAAPPVRASQTTTSRPASSPSGLPRRKFASLKEFVVSDCNSMAKTAATMVLQQPGQISPLYIHGPSGSGKTHLLEGIYGLAQQRKELGRVVYLSAEQFTTFFLEALQSSGVASFRRKYRDVGVLIIDDVQFFAGKRATKTELLHTLDAINRRGGQVILAGNQRPTELSALGTELVARFSSGLICKVDPLDDICKQTLVQRLAEKRGVTLNEPITHWLTRQLPGEGRLISGAINRLWAFNAVEGNTLSIPILENLLADLIPQRSSMMRLDDIEQAVCRVFGVDTKLLRSQSKSRRASNPRMLAMWLARKHTGAALSDICQHFNRRSHSTVISAEKKVNKWLSEESIVQIADRSLKAKEAIELAEAELRTSR, from the coding sequence GTGGTCACGGAAGACATCGACATTCTGCCCGCGTTGCGTCTTGCAATGATCGAAAGGGTAGGACAAGATCGCTTCGAACTTTGGTTCGGTACCAACACTCAGCTTCGCATGAGCGAAGGCTGTCTGTTGATCGAATCGACGAGCCGACTTAACCTCGATTTCCTCCGTAAGAACTTCCACGAAGCTGTTTGCCAGGCCCTGTCCGACGTTCAACTAACCGGCCATCAAGTCGTCTACCGCGAAGGTCAGGTCCCTGCCAAGAAGACGCAAGGTCCAAGCCAACACCGCGCTGAGAAAAAGTTGCCTGCCGCCGCTCCTCCGGTTCGCGCATCTCAAACCACGACTTCTCGTCCTGCCAGCAGCCCTAGCGGCTTGCCTCGCCGCAAGTTTGCCTCGCTCAAAGAGTTCGTCGTCAGCGATTGTAACTCGATGGCTAAGACAGCTGCGACGATGGTCTTACAGCAACCAGGACAGATCTCGCCACTTTATATTCACGGTCCTTCTGGCAGTGGCAAAACCCATTTGCTAGAAGGAATTTATGGACTTGCCCAGCAGCGTAAAGAACTTGGACGTGTTGTCTACCTTTCGGCAGAGCAGTTCACGACGTTCTTTCTAGAGGCCCTGCAATCGTCCGGCGTAGCCAGTTTCCGCCGCAAGTATCGAGATGTGGGCGTCCTTATTATCGACGACGTGCAGTTCTTCGCCGGCAAACGAGCGACGAAAACGGAACTGCTTCACACGCTCGATGCCATCAACCGACGTGGCGGCCAGGTTATTTTGGCCGGCAACCAGCGTCCGACCGAGCTTTCCGCGCTCGGCACTGAGTTGGTCGCTCGTTTCTCAAGTGGTTTGATCTGCAAAGTCGATCCTTTGGACGATATCTGTAAACAAACCCTTGTGCAGCGACTTGCTGAAAAGCGGGGCGTAACTCTCAACGAACCAATCACCCATTGGCTTACCCGCCAGTTACCAGGCGAAGGACGTCTCATTTCTGGGGCGATCAATCGGTTGTGGGCTTTCAACGCCGTGGAAGGGAACACGCTTTCGATTCCCATTCTCGAAAACTTGTTAGCCGATTTGATTCCGCAGCGCAGCAGCATGATGCGGCTAGACGATATCGAGCAAGCTGTTTGTCGCGTTTTCGGTGTCGACACAAAGCTCCTCCGTTCGCAATCGAAGTCTCGCCGGGCCAGCAACCCACGTATGCTGGCCATGTGGCTGGCCCGTAAACATACCGGCGCGGCTTTGTCGGATATTTGCCAACACTTCAATCGCCGTAGCCATAGCACGGTGATCTCGGCCGAGAAGAAGGTCAATAAATGGCTTTCGGAAGAATCGATCGTGCAAATCGCCGATCGTTCACTGAAAGCCAAAGAGGCGATTGAGTTAGCGGAAGCCGAACTTCGCACGAGCCGCTAG
- a CDS encoding DUF6690 family protein: MFRRTVMFWVAAAASIGVPYGYFHPDVRETAATYWNKAKAYVPSGATSQADAPDASIKFDPGQIGSQVSALSQQMTGNLPGGSPGQPGAAPIFQEFSHFINFNATPRWIMETWPHVSTTLSDLNMEGMRVPLVSGSRVDDIAGSLTYYFDKEKQLQRITFHGTTGDDRRLVTMLTKDYQFEAEPTVAGTMYMVKWNGDPVSVLRVEPAPVVNQSLPHTRLKIDLEINRPSRYYSLSPEMAKLVDRDKHAGRWGFQ; encoded by the coding sequence GTGTTTCGTCGAACCGTTATGTTTTGGGTTGCCGCAGCCGCCAGTATTGGCGTGCCCTACGGCTATTTTCATCCGGACGTGCGGGAAACGGCTGCTACCTATTGGAACAAGGCCAAGGCTTATGTGCCATCGGGGGCAACAAGCCAAGCCGACGCGCCGGATGCCTCGATCAAGTTCGACCCGGGGCAAATCGGCAGCCAGGTTTCTGCCCTTTCGCAGCAAATGACCGGCAATCTGCCAGGTGGTTCACCAGGCCAACCAGGGGCGGCGCCAATCTTTCAAGAGTTCAGCCATTTCATTAATTTCAATGCGACCCCGCGTTGGATCATGGAAACCTGGCCTCACGTCAGCACCACGCTTTCCGATCTTAATATGGAAGGCATGCGAGTCCCTCTGGTTAGTGGATCTCGTGTCGATGACATTGCAGGCTCGTTGACCTACTACTTCGACAAAGAGAAGCAACTGCAGCGAATCACCTTTCATGGCACGACCGGCGACGACCGGCGCTTAGTGACCATGCTGACGAAAGACTACCAATTCGAGGCAGAACCGACGGTGGCTGGCACGATGTACATGGTGAAATGGAACGGGGATCCGGTCAGCGTGCTAAGGGTCGAACCGGCGCCGGTTGTTAATCAAAGCTTGCCTCACACACGGCTGAAGATCGATCTCGAGATCAACCGCCCCTCTCGCTACTACTCACTAAGCCCAGAAATGGCCAAGCTGGTCGATCGCGACAAGCATGCCGGTCGTTGGGGTTTTCAGTAA